A single genomic interval of Anopheles marshallii chromosome 2, idAnoMarsDA_429_01, whole genome shotgun sequence harbors:
- the LOC128707897 gene encoding RRP15-like protein, producing MLKSATKTKLKPVPAADSDTDSLADDSSGEDEFMSDEEYPMSADEMEFGDEGDDAPEDTEQSVEPTKWAKAMAKFLRKATDENILSKAATDEQKERKKKQSKEYEFELVSAEGAVKKEAESTNGDQTEDKPSELKLAQELLRQKAALKKLRQKDILGLRVRPSIHDYERERTLRKVATRGTVQLFNAVRQQQKEVNRKLEDAGNLEYKRDKVLKSLNRKEFLDVLMNGPRAKSELVDNLVKKEEEEDGIKSEVDSEDEPKSTWGALRADFLTGKKSGWDKEDGQEESKVPDDLDDDIGSGSDME from the exons atgttgaaatcTGCGACAAAAACGAAAT TAAAACCCGTTCCTGCTGCGGACAGTGATACCGATTCACTGGCAGACGATAGCAGCGGCGAAGATGAGTTTATGTCCGACGAGGAATACCCAATGTCGGCAGATGAAATGGAGTTTGGCGATGAAGGCGATGACGCACCGGAAGATACGGAGCAATCCGTTGAGCCCACGAAATGGGCCAAAGCGATGGCAAAGTTCCTGCGCAAAGCTACCGATGAAAACATTCTCTCCAAGGCGGCCACGGACGAACAGAAGGagcgcaaaaagaaacaaagtaaAGAGTACGAATTCGAGCTGGTAAGTGCTGAAGGCGCTGTTAAAAAGGAAGCGGAATCTACGAACGGTGACCAAACGGAAGACAAACCGTCCGAATTAAAATTGGCCCAAGAACTGTTACGACAAAAAGCGGCACTAAAGAAGCTCCGACAGAAAGACATTCTAGGCCTACGGGTGCGGCCATCCATTCATGATTATGAGCGTGAAAGAACGCTGCGGAAAGTGGCCACCCGAGGCACGGTACAACTGTTCAATGCCGTACGGCAGCAACAGAAGGAAGTGAACCGAAAGCTGGAAGATGCCGGCAATCTGGAATACAAGCGTGACAAGGTGCTCAAAAGTCTCAACCGGAAGGAGTTTTTGGACGTGCTCATGAACGGACCGCGGGCAAAGTCGGAGCTGGTAGATAACTTGGTCAAaaaggaggaagaggaggacggCATCAAATCAGAGGTGGATTCGGAAGATGAACCGAAATCCACGTGGGGCGCTTTGCGAGCCGATTTCCTCACGGGGAAGAAATCGGGTTGGGATAAAGAGGACGGTCAGGAAGAATCGAAAGTTCCGGACGATCTAGACGACGATATCGGGTCGGGTTCGGACATGGAGTAG
- the LOC128706853 gene encoding RAB6A-GEF complex partner protein 2: MIEINAKLLRDQSAVFMCGEIVECFIDFIHPSLPEHKISQSNSDILENLAWATVQLHCYCNASFNEKSSTDGAANRNVGGSTSLNASNQLKGEVLHSTEPKILFCDLRLSPGEAKQFLYRETVPLNTPPTYRGIRVKYYYKITVATQRLGSTVQALNIPIRVLPLPLPQSDLDEAITLNDESNEDLAPNNPFLEKKRPPSRIEYALHYLRGVTARRRPNFFMINNKWGKVGRFCLFKSAYKLGEDIVATIDFSCGTIKCVQLSVTLQCEETELNSGNSSAVVTTDTKHELAGSDDADPSEAANEPERHKHISRVTNYSKHHEVCLGMLQTQVILPIPLHVTPTFRTNLVEVSWRLHFQFVTSTNAELSSEILLDRTTANEDELEWVAPTDIAIETMIWSLPITIYPTAPLQIPQPCGEYKLHIK, translated from the exons ATGATAGAAATTAACGCAAAACTGCTCAGAGACCAAAGTGCGGTATTTATGTGCGGTGAGATCGTTGAATGTTTTATCgatttcatccatccatccttaCCGGAGCACAAAATTTCTCAAAGCAATAG TGATATTTTGGAAAATCTCGCATGGGCAACGGTGCAACTGCACTGTTACTGTAACGCTTCTTTCAACGAGAAATCATCAACCGATGGAGCTGCGAACCGAAATGTTGGTGGAAGCACTTCACTAAACGCGAGCAATCAACTCAAGGGCGAGGTGCTTCAttcaaccgaaccgaagatTCTGTTCTGTGACCTAAGACTTTCGCCGGGGGAAGCGAAACAAT TTCTTTATCGTGAAACAGTTCCGCTTAATACACCGCCCACGTACCGTGGCATCCGTGTGAagtattattataaaataacgGTTGCTACACAGCGATTGGGTTCTACCGTGCAGGCATTGAACATTCCCATTCGGGTGCTTCCGCTTCCGCTGCCTCAGAGCGATCTCGACGAAGCGATCACACTGAACGACGAGTCGAATGAAGATTTGGCACCGAACAATCCATTTCTCGAGAAAAAAAGACCCCCTTCACGAATTGAGTATGCGCTTCACTACTTGCGAGGTGTGACCGCACGCCGGCGACCGAACTTCTTCATGATTAACAACAAATGGGGCAAGGTGGGCCGATTCTGTCTGTTCAAGTCAGCTTACAAGCTAGGCGAGGATATTGTGGCCACGATCGACTTTAGCTGCGGAACGATCAAATGCGTTCAGCTGTCGGTGACGTTACAATGTGAAGAAACAGAATTAAACAGTGGTAATTCATCCGCAGTAGTTACGACAGACACGAAGCATGAACTGGCCGGTTCAGATGACGCTGACCCTTCCGAAGCCGCGAACGAACCGGAACGACACAAACATATTTCCCGCGTTACCAACTACAGCAAACATCACGAGGTGTGCCTGGGGATGCTACAAACGCAGGTGATTTTACCCATTCCGCTGCACGTGACGCCCACTTTCCGCACGAATCTGGTAGAGGTGAGCTGGCGCTTGCACTTTCAGTTCGTGACAAGCACGAACGCGGAACTGAGTAGTGAGATACTGCTGGATCGTACCACCGCAAACGAAGACGAGCTGGAATGGGTCGCACCGACCGACATTGCAATCGAAACAATGATATGGAGCCTTCCGATAACGATCTACCCGACGGCACCGTTACAAATACCGCAGCCTTGTGGGGAATACAAGCtgcacataaaataa